One Hevea brasiliensis isolate MT/VB/25A 57/8 chromosome 6, ASM3005281v1, whole genome shotgun sequence genomic window, GAGGAAGTGGATAGAGGTGAAGTTGTTGAAGAGCAACTAGGTAGGGGACAAAGGGCCAAGCAACCTAGTGTTCCTTTGAAGGATTATGTGACAAACGCCATCAAAACAAGCCCCTCGGTATGCTCACCTTCCCAATTTGATTCCTTAGGTACGCCTTACTCTATAGCACATTATGTGGGTTATGATAAATTCTCTACACAACACCTATGTATTTTGGCAGCCATTACTACAGGACATGAACCAAGCTCTTATGCAGAAGCAATTAAGGATGAACGGTGGAGAGCggctatgagaaaagaaatacagGCTTTGGAGGATAATGGTACATGGACAGTTGAAAATCTGCCATTTGGAAAAAAGCAATAGGAAGCAAGTgggtatacaaaattaaatacaattctaATGGAAGCGTTGAACGATACAAGGCGCGGTTAGTGATATTGGGAAATAATCAAGTTGAAGGCATAGATTATCAGGAGACTTTTGCTCCTACAGCAAAAATGGTTATTGTGCGCACCTTTCTTGCCGTTGCGGCTACAAAGAATTGGGAACTCCATCAGATGGATGTCCAAAATGCTTTCTTACATGGTGACTTGGAGGAAGAGGTTTACATGAAGATGCCGCCTGGATTTGCTTCTCAATCACCAGGGAAGGTTTGTAAACTCCAGAAATCTCTATACGGTTTGCGGCAAGCACCTAGATGTTGGTTTGCGGCAAGCACCAAGATGTTGGTTTGTGAAATTGGTTGCATCTCTGAAAGCTTATGAGTTTCAGCAATCATATTCAGATTACTCTTTGTTCATTTTTCAATCTGGGACTATTCAATTGAATGTgcttatttatgtggatgaccTTATTATCTCCAGCAATGATATTTCCGCTATACAAAAATTCAAGAATTATTTGAGTCGTTGCTTTCATATGAAAGACTTGGGGAAGCTGAAATTTTTCTTAGGGATTGAAGTAGCCAGAAACTCGAATGGTATTTTCTTGTGTCAATGTAAGTATGCGTTGTATGTAATTTCAGAAGTTGGATTACTGGGTTGCAAGTCGACTAAAACTCCTCTTGAACAAAATCACAAGCTGGCCCTTATCAAGAGTGATGATGTGGATGACCCTGCTCAGTATAGGCGTCTGGTGGGACGGCTTATTTATCTAACAATAACTCGGCCCGAGTTCTCTTATTGTGTGCATATTCTTGCTCAGTTCATGCAACAACCGAAGAAAGCTCGTTGGGAGGCAGCTGTTAGAGTTGTGCATTATTTGAAAGGAAATCCAAGCCAGGGTATACTACTACATGCCAATTGTGATCTCAAATTGTCTGCTTACTGTGATTCTGATTGGGCTAGCTGTCCTTTGACGAGACAGTCTTTGACCggttattttgttcttttgggTGAATCCCCTATCTCGTGGAAGACTAAAAAGCATTGTGATAGTTAGGCAGCTCTGCATATAGCTGTTAATCCTGTCTATCATGAACGTACCTAGCATATTGAAGTGGACTGTCATTTTATCCATGATGAGATATTGAATGGTAACATTCGAACAGATTATGTACATAGTTCAATGTAACCTGCAGATATCTTCACAAAGGCGTTGATAAATGATTATTTTGACTTTCTTCTTCGCAAGCTGGGCATTCGAGATctccatgctccaacttgaggggagtattggaaaggcagctgttagctgccacttattttgcatttatttagggcatttgtttaggaatttttgtgtaCATACCTTttcttaccttttgttgtatgattctgatactttatatatatctttgatttctgaggcaataaatatcagaattcttattccaaaatttcttagttcttttacaaAACTCGTAATGATGCCATTTTTAATGATATTCCCCCTAACCCGATGGTAACACTTTGAAAAGCTCAGAATGGGGTAGATGAACTGCGTCATCTTGCTCTTCCACAACTTCATTCGTTGGCTATGGTTGATTCTTCAAGGGCTCGGGTTGAAGAAGTATGGTCTCCCCCAGTTCAGGGTACGTTTAAAATTAATGTAGATGCTTCATTTAATTTTGTAACTTCTGAAGCTGGTTATGGTTTCTTGATTCGAAATTTTGGAGGATTTATTATTGATGGATTTGCAGCAAAATTTCGACGTTTTTCTCCTCTTGTGGCAGAAGGAATTGGCCTTCAGGCAGCAATTAAGTTTGCTGCTAACAGGCATCTAGGAAGCTGTTTGGTGGAAATTGATTCTCTCCAGATCAAGTCGCTTTTATCCTCACTCCCTGATCTAATTCCATGGGAGGTGGCTGCCATTATCCAAAATCAAAAGAGGCTTCTGTCATGTTTGGTCAATGTGTCTATCAGTTTTGTTCCTCGATCTGCTAATGAATGTGCCAGTTGGATAGCATGTGCAGTTAGGAACGGTACTTTATTGCCTGGCTGGATTTCTAATCCTCCAGCACAACTTGTAAAACTTCTAGCAAAAGACATGTTGAATGTTTCTGGTTGATGGTTTAATGAAATgcatttgaagaaaaaaaaaaatgttcttCGGTTGATTTGAACTTTGAAAGCGAAATCTGGACAAACATCAAAGGCctgccaaaaaaaaaattaatagctaATGTAAGTATAAGATTGAACCTGTAGAATTTTAGATGGGCCCCAAGAACTCATATGTTACTTgtactaaaatttcaattttttcatttcttaaaatAGCAGCTGGCAGAAATTACTTGGTCATGGAAATTACTTGTTTGGACCTGAATTTCTTTATCAAAATCGTTTATAATCTTTGTGATTggattataaaaattattgaaacCTGAGCAAGCCAAACGAAAAGCCAAAAGAAAAACAACCTAATGTTGTCTTTCTGGCTTGTGTTTTTGTCATTCACATCTTCACTAACAGCTACAGGTTCACCAGATGCAGTCTCTGGTTGTCCTGACACGTGCGGGAATGTTCATGTTCCATACCCATTCGGGATCAACTTCACATCTGAGATCAGTTATCCTAGATGTGCCTTAAACAACTCTGAATTCATGTTTATTTGCAATTCTACTTACAATCCTCCTCAACTATTTTTTGGCGAAAACATGCCTATTCACCATATTTCAGTGGAGGAAGGCACAATCTCTGTCAAAATTTATGCAGCATATAACTGCTACAACAATAGAGGGTTGTTCGCAAGCTTCAGTCAGTCCATCAGCTTGGGAAATGGCCTGTTCAGGTTCTCGGATTCTCGTAACAAGCTAACTGTTGTTGGGTGTGATACCTTAGCCCTCATGGAAGATGCAACAGAGACTTTCGGTAGTGGCTGTTTATCTTGGTGTGAAACGGACATGACTTTACAGGGATCTTGCTCAGGTTTTGGGTGCTGTCAGACTTCAATACCAAAGAGTCTCAAAACACTAAATATTAGTCTTTCGAGTTCAACAAAACACAGCAGAGTTTTGCAGTTCAATCCTTGTGACTTTGCCTTTCTATCAGATGAAAGGACTTACAATGTTTCTAGTCTGCAGCTTTCTTATAATCCATATTCTTCTGCAACTGAAAATTTTGTAACTTCAGATGTTGTGATTGAATGGGTGGTAAGAGAGGAAACATGTGAAGTAGCTCGATCAAGTTCAAACCCCAATGGATATGCCTGTGGTGATAATTCTAAATGCTTATACTCGGTTAATGGCCAGGGATATCGTTGTCTATGCAATGATGGATTCACAGGAAATCCCTATCTCCCACAAGGATGCCAAGGTAACTAATCAACAACCTCATAATTTCTTCTCCTTTCTGGATTATTTATGTTCTAATTCCTTCTCATCTAACAACAGACATCGATGAGTGCAAAGAACCAGATAAGTACAAATGTGATGGCACTTGCAAGAATACTTTTGGGGCTTATACTTGCCGCTGCCCTCTCGGGATGCTTGGCGATGGTAAAGTTGCTTGTCGAGGATTTCGCGTTACAACAATTGCTGCAGGTACTTTGTTCGTCACCCTGTTTTTGCAGCCATCATAGCTTTGTTACTCTAAATGTCTAAATGGTTTTGATCGTTCTTTTATTCTGTTCATTACAGTTATTGGAGCAATTTTGTTGATTATGGTTATTGCTTTCTTGATCATCATTATCTACAAAAGGCGAAGAAAGGAGAGAAATTTTCTGGAAAATGGAGGCATGTTGTTGAAGCATCAACGAGTAAGAATCTTCAGCGAAGCAGACTTAGTAAAGGCTACCAAGAACTTTGATGCAAGTCACCTTCTTGGAGAAGGGGGTTTTGGATATGTTTACCGAGGATTTTTGGCCGATAATACTCAGGTTGCAGTAAAGAAGTGGAAAGACTTGGGCAAAACTCTACTAAATCAGGAGTTTCAACAAGAAATTGGCATTGTTTCGCAGGTAAACCATAAAAATGTTGTCAAGATCATAGGCCTGTGTTTGGAGACCAAAGTTCCATTGTTAGTTTACGAATTCATTTCAAATGGAACCCTTTTCGACCATATTCATCACAAGAGGTCTCAGATATTAGCAAACTGGAAAAATCGCTTGAGGATTGCAGCAGAGTCTGCCCTAGCACTTGACTACTTGCATTCTTTAGCAGATCCTCCAATTATTCACGGAGATGTGAAGTCATCGAACATACTCTTAGATGATAGTTACACTGCAAAGGTATCTGATTTCGGAGCTTCAGTGCTAATTTCCCCAGGTCAATCTACTATGGCAACAAAAATACAAGGTACTATTGGCTACCTAGATCCAGAGTATCTTATGACAGGTAATTTAACAGAAAAGAGTGATGTATATAGCTTCGGGGTTGTTCTTGTCGAGCTTTTAACAGGAGAGAAACCAAACTCCAGTAGGAAAACTGGGGACAAGAGGAACATCATTCAATATTTTCTGTCATCACTAGAAAATCACACTCTGCATCGGATACTTCGTTTCAATGTAGCTAGTGAAAAtgaaatggaagaaattgaagtttgtgcAGAGCTTGCAAAACAATGCCTGCGTAGTAGTGGGATTCAAAGGCCAACCATGAAAGAAGTTGCTGAGGAGCTAGGCAGGTTGAGAAAGTTGAATCGAAGTTCCTGGGATCATCGCCAAAGTAGCCAAGAGACAGAGTACTTGCCAGCTGAATCATCTTACTCCACCATTGAAGTTGGAACTTCAAAGATGAGCCAAAATGAAATCCTTCGTCTCAGAACTTTTGACATTGAGTATTCTACAGATAACATTTGAATTTGGTTACTGTTAGACAGTACTGGAGTCATTTCCAGATTTGTAAGGCTTAagtcaattgaaaaaaaaaaagccactTAAATAGAAGTCCTAATCATCTGAAGTTGAGCTTACATTATGTTTGGAGTTAAATGAAGACCATATGAACTCTTTTATTTACAAATTAGCTTCGTTATTGAATTCATTGTACAACAATTCTCATATTTGATatcttatatatattaataaataaaaattattttgaaattattCACAATCAATTCAATATGTTTATAAAACTTTTACTTAAGAagaaattttacttttatttttcctATAATATCGTTAatgtttaaaaaaaatgaatCAATCAAAATACGTTTAAGTATAGGGGTGTAAATAAACCAAGCCACTCGTGAGCTACTCGAGGTTCGGCTCgataaaatctccgcaatttctAAATGAGCTGAACTCGAACtcgaattttaagtttgtttaaTAAACGAGCCGAGCTCAAGCTAAGCACGAGCTAAGCAGTATTCAACTCAAGCTCGAGTTCGAGCTCGAGCTAAGCGGTATTCAACTCAAGCTCGAGTTCGAGCGCGGCTTGTTTATAAATTCACGAGCTGACTCGTTGAATAGGTTTGCGAGTTGGCTCCTTGAACAGGCTCGCGAGCTGGCTCGTTGAACAGGTTTGCGAATTGGCTCGTTGAACAGGCTCGCGAGCTGTTTATAGGTTTGTTTAAAAaacatttatgttaattattataattttataatattataaatatatttattttgtttataattatttttaaaataatatattctttaaaaatatgatataaacaatatataaaatatatttataattatatagttatttatgctttagatttattttttaaaaaataagttaatttttatatgagaataaatttagaatattagataataaatacataaaaattgttgtaaaCTATTTTATCTAGATTAAATtactaaagaaattaaaattacataCTTTTAACATTAGTGTGATTTGAAACATGAAGCACATCTCTCTCCCTTTCTTCCTtctctattaaaattttaaacttttaaaagattaatatTAAGTTTCAAAATTGATATTAATATATCTAACAATTATTAGTACTTTCTTTCTATATGTAATCTCACTTACAATCTCTTGATTAGTTTCTTTTTACGTGAactttaaacttttaaaagattaatattcaattttaatactaaattatttatccattattattattcttctctctctctaaacACTTTCTCTTTATGCATCTTTTAAAAATTTCTCTCTCCTAAATATTTTCCTACTTAATATTATCTACTTATtccctaaaaattaaattattaatatgttaaatttaaatcataatacAATTAAGTTTAGTTAATAGCTGTGAAATTAAATTATGtgtgtgtgcatatatatatatatgtgtgtgtgtgtgtgtacattTATGTAATTGGGTTTATTATAATTGTCATTAATATATTGATGTCATATAATATATTGCATCTATATTATATAGTAATCTTTTTAACTAAATCATAATACTATTGAGTTTAGTTAGATATCATAAGATTAGATTATGTGTGAATATATATACACATGTAATTGAGttgattatatttataattaatatattgataTCATATAATATCTTGAATTTATATCATATggtaatctttttaattaaatcataatactaTTAAATTTAGTTAAAGAgccataaaattaaattaagcatatgtataatgtaaatataatttttaatcaaatttaaatcttaaaaatttataaatgtaataataaatatgataaaattttaattgcatATTATATTGTGTCATTATGCTTTTATTgtagtaaataatttatataaaataaaagtaagttaaaattttaaaataaaagttgataaattaaaaaaaacaaaacaaaaaaacaaaaatgTGACGTGGGACTTGTCCCACACCGGATAGAAAGGGATGGGCGGGTTTTAAGGGAAGCCACTCACCCCCAACCCCAACTTAAATGCCTTTTTTTGGTTGGCTAGCAAGCCAACATGTGGGGGTCAAATGGGCTCcttagtattttttttattttaaatttattttaattaagattaaatatattttaagtataattaatttaatttttaatttacttttatttaaattaaattttattttaatataataatattaacgaACTTGAGTCGAGCTCGAATTCGAGCTTGAGTTTAGTTTATAAATGAATTTGATACAAGTCAAGCTCGAGTTTAATATATATGTAACGAGCCGAGCTCAAGCTTGAAAAAAAATATAACGAGTTGAGGTTGAACTATTCAAAGCTCAGCTCGGCTCGGTTCATTTACACCCCTATTCAAGTAGATAAACCCATCAATACATATCACTTCAACTATATGGATGTTAAAATccaaaagaaaattttagtaatTGCGATTAGattatatattttatgaaaaaGATTTAGGTAATTatgttaattagaattttaaaaatatgcaCCAGAAAATAGCAATCAAAAGagaaaattatataatttgtaaTCAGATGGGACCAATGTTAACAAAGGGAGAGAATACTAGCTTAACAATGGGATTTACCTATTTAATAAATagatttcatcatatattttatattttaaatagtagtaaattaaaaaaaatagaattaacatataaaaaataaataataaaatattattaaatttcttaataaagttaattattaaaaaattacggttaaattttaaaagtaaataaatttttaaatgcacaaaatattatttttcatttaaactaattttaaatttattgaaaagatagttcaataattaaatttataagaaaTCAATGTGGATAAATATATctgcacaaaaaaaaaatttataaaagaggGATTAATTGACTCCTTATTTTATACTTTAGCCATTGATTTTAAGTAAACGATAAATCACActtagataaaataaaaaaaaactaatataatattaaaaatgaaattatactaaaaatatttaaatgctTGCTAAAACAACCTCTAATAATACATATTAAGGTTTGGAGGTGGATTCATCTAAAATGAACTCTTCATATTAAGCCAAACTTTAGTTTTGTCCTTCCTTATGTAATCaaaacattaataataataataataataataataataataataataataataataataataataataataataataataataataaatcaagtTAATGAAAATATCAAGATATAAATTCCTTTTAGCAATTTATGTATATAATAGTTTTAGTGGCGTAAATAAATTCCCCACTAAAATTTCAccacaaaaaataaatttattatagtgTCTTATTATGATTTGTATgtgtttttaaatattaaaattattattttacagTCATTTTCCTAACTTATTAAGGACAATATTACATATAGATGGGCCGAATAACTAATcaaattactaaaattaaatagTGCATGTAATTGTAAATTAAGTGATTAGCTAATAATTATACAATATCTCCTGGTATTTACATATATTTAATCCCTGCATTTATCAGAAAAAGTTTAATTcaactcatttttaatttttatctaaattaatttaaaatttttaatttaaacttaatttaattcaaaaattaaaatttttatgctaaatttattgatttttttatttaaataaaaaataaagtaatttaattttttaattttatgactaaatttcttaattcgttaatttaaacataaaaattaataaatttattttttttaattttctttatttttaaaatataatgactaaaaaatatatttttaaatacaaAGACTAAAatgtctttttaattttattacaaggactaaaaaatatatttttaaaatagagactgaataattaattttattaaaatataagactaaatattaatttttcctttaatttatTGGTGAGGGAGTTGGTCAAGTATTTATTTATTgagttaattataaaaataatgaaaattcaatattttcaattttaaaaattgcaaattagatatataaataatttaaaatattcagTTAAGATTTATCAAAACCTTTTTCATCatcttgttttattttatttatattttttcctTATCAAGTCTTCCATGATAAGTTTCCAATTAAACATTTATCCAATAGAATAAATTTATACACTAATACTTAATTTGACCTTTCAACtaagggtgagcagatttcggttcaaaccaaaaaatcaaatcaaattgaattaattCGGTTTAATcagtttgattttaaattttaatcgattcggttcagttttatattataaaaatttcggttatttcggttcggttttattttgaagagaaaaaatttgattaaacagaaccgaaccgaataataattttatatattcaaatcgaaccgaatcaatttttgaattgatttatttctatgggaaatttatgaattatatttaattatatatatacattatttaattttattgattaatggttattaggttcaaactaaagtcaaaattagatcaaataacttaaaaattaagtctaaattaacaaattaattaaaaatcaaaactgaTCGATTTGAACCGAACTAAAATAAAATAGAGCGATTAGGTTCGAATCAGTTTTTcattaatttcggttcggttcggtttctaaaatatataattcgattttcataatttaattcgattcttttcggttcggttcagttcgaaccgaatgctcacccctactttCAACTATAAGTTAAGGGATAGTTtcatctttaaattttaatttaattcaaggaagtcctctttcaatcaaaatttaattaattaagctttttattacataaatttaattaattaaacaaaaaaaattaacattgtaaaacaAACCTTAAATACCTAAATTTGGCATAAATATACaagaaaattatattaaaaaaaatcttgTGGATCTGTTATATTATTTTCCTCTCTTCTATTTATTtagatatcaaaaaaaaattaccacTGTCAATCAAACATTAAATAGTTTAATAGAAGTAGcacaaatatataaaaatttataaaataaagaataaataattatttagtttttaaagtttaatgatattaattaataaattcttctatttttaaaaatgaaataattaCTCTTAACTTCTGATTCCATCAACAAAAAAGTCATTTCATCCAATAaatctttatttttctatttgttaaaaaaaattaataaactcaatttcttaattttctctttttaaactaaattaaatttaaattaaaatagctaaattaaaataaataaaaatattaaaacatttaagtcatttaccaagtaaaatttttggtcaatggaaaaaaataattgttaataTCCTTGCTCCAATTATTTTCCCCAACGATTCAAGCGTTGACGGATACAAAGATGAAGTTAATGTTTGTCCCAAGTCTTGTCAATGATTAATTGAATCACTAAACGTGTTGCTAATGCTTTCTAACTTTGGAAAAATCGTTATTTACTTTTCAaactttattaaaattaaatatttaattttttattttcaaaatatatattttttagtctttttgttttattttagtaTCTAACTTAGTTTCTTCTGTTATTTTTTTCTAGTCAAATGTATACTCAGACATCCAAAGAAAAATAGAATCTTATACTTCCAAATAATCGGAGCAAGGGTTGGAGAGTCTTTTGTTGTGCCTCTCCTGGGAAGCAAAGATTTACCTCCGTGTGTAAAGGATAATTCATTCGGATCAATACGAGAGTCCAATAACATTGcattgacaa contains:
- the LOC110665404 gene encoding wall-associated receptor kinase 2-like, with product MLSFWLVFLSFTSSLTATGSPDAVSGCPDTCGNVHVPYPFGINFTSEISYPRCALNNSEFMFICNSTYNPPQLFFGENMPIHHISVEEGTISVKIYAAYNCYNNRGLFASFSQSISLGNGLFRFSDSRNKLTVVGCDTLALMEDATETFGSGCLSWCETDMTLQGSCSGFGCCQTSIPKSLKTLNISLSSSTKHSRVLQFNPCDFAFLSDERTYNVSSLQLSYNPYSSATENFVTSDVVIEWVVREETCEVARSSSNPNGYACGDNSKCLYSVNGQGYRCLCNDGFTGNPYLPQGCQDIDECKEPDKYKCDGTCKNTFGAYTCRCPLGMLGDGKVACRGFRVTTIAAVIGAILLIMVIAFLIIIIYKRRRKERNFLENGGMLLKHQRVRIFSEADLVKATKNFDASHLLGEGGFGYVYRGFLADNTQVAVKKWKDLGKTLLNQEFQQEIGIVSQVNHKNVVKIIGLCLETKVPLLVYEFISNGTLFDHIHHKRSQILANWKNRLRIAAESALALDYLHSLADPPIIHGDVKSSNILLDDSYTAKVSDFGASVLISPGQSTMATKIQGTIGYLDPEYLMTGNLTEKSDVYSFGVVLVELLTGEKPNSSRKTGDKRNIIQYFLSSLENHTLHRILRFNVASENEMEEIEVCAELAKQCLRSSGIQRPTMKEVAEELGRLRKLNRSSWDHRQSSQETEYLPAESSYSTIEVGTSKMSQNEILRLRTFDIEYSTDNI
- the LOC131180638 gene encoding uncharacterized protein LOC131180638, which codes for MVDSSRARVEEVWSPPVQGTFKINVDASFNFVTSEAGYGFLIRNFGGFIIDGFAAKFRRFSPLVAEGIGLQAAIKFAANRHLGSCLVEIDSLQIKSLLSSLPDLIPWEVAAIIQNQKRLLSCLVNVSISFVPRSANECASWIACAVRNGTLLPGWISNPPAQLVKLLAKDMLNVSG